The proteins below come from a single Iocasia fonsfrigidae genomic window:
- a CDS encoding DUF4386 family protein — MRCNRSCTLILFLQKISSFMRGYLIYCSLLSTWFRLVYAAIFGDLLVNLLEVSHILSNPVYLKAFGAEQLNAQVILLLNTFNNGWDVSFLIFGLHLFVLA, encoded by the coding sequence GTGAGATGTAATCGTAGCTGTACTCTTATTCTATTTTTGCAAAAAATATCAAGTTTTATGAGAGGTTATCTGATATACTGTTCTTTGCTTTCAACCTGGTTTAGGCTGGTATATGCTGCAATTTTTGGGGATTTATTAGTTAATCTTCTTGAAGTTTCACATATCTTAAGTAATCCTGTATATTTAAAAGCCTTTGGAGCAGAGCAACTTAATGCCCAGGTGATATTACTACTTAATACATTTAACAATGGATGGGATGTAAGTTTTCTAATCTTTGGTCTACATTTATTTGTCCTCGCTTAG
- the trhA gene encoding PAQR family membrane homeostasis protein TrhA, giving the protein MSDEMKYSKGEEITNAILHGIGLGLAIAALVILIVFANHYGNTWHIIGFTVYGSTLIILYLSSTLYHSFPAGKLKRIFRIFDHSSIFLLIAGTYTPLTLIALQGTLGWTFFCIVWSLAILGIIFKIFWINRFKLFSTVLYILMGWLIIIAIKPLLTALNNKSIIFLIIGGGFYTVGTIFYSCRRIKYNHAIWHLFVLAGSICHFFTIFYIL; this is encoded by the coding sequence ATGAGTGATGAAATGAAATACTCTAAAGGTGAAGAGATTACTAATGCTATTCTTCATGGGATTGGGCTGGGACTGGCAATTGCTGCTCTTGTTATTTTGATAGTATTTGCTAATCATTACGGCAATACCTGGCATATAATCGGTTTTACAGTTTATGGTAGTACTCTGATTATTTTATACCTGTCATCTACCCTCTATCATAGTTTTCCAGCAGGAAAGTTAAAGAGAATATTCAGGATATTTGACCATTCATCTATATTTTTGCTTATTGCTGGTACATATACTCCTCTGACTCTGATTGCTTTACAGGGAACTCTGGGATGGACTTTTTTTTGTATAGTATGGAGCCTGGCTATCCTGGGAATAATTTTTAAGATATTCTGGATTAATAGGTTTAAATTATTTTCTACTGTTTTATATATATTGATGGGTTGGTTGATTATAATTGCTATTAAACCGTTATTAACGGCTTTAAATAACAAAAGTATTATTTTTTTGATAATTGGTGGAGGATTTTATACAGTTGGAACGATATTTTATTCCTGCCGAAGGATTAAGTATAATCATGCTATCTGGCACCTTTTTGTTCTAGCAGGCAGCATCTGCCATTTCTTTACTATTTTTTATATACTCTAA
- a CDS encoding iron-containing alcohol dehydrogenase: MINSFNFAGVPTIKFGAGNFKKLADLVLNYGDCVLLLTGGESLKKSGRLAALMDMLVEKSINPFVESVKGEPSPGLVDEIVGKYRNKSINSVAAIGGGSVLDTGKAVSALLTKGDSVMNYLEGVGVGKVHDGEKIPFIAVPTTSGTGSEATKNAVLSRVGDNGFKKSLRHDNFIPDIALLDPELTLNCPADITAASGLDALTQLLGAYTSIEASPLTDSLTYQGIKYAVEAIIPVSTSQPENLELRTKMAYASLISGIALANAGLGIVHGLASPIGGFFDIPHGVVCGTLLAEATALNISLLQEKGGSEADKYLQKYARVGVLFSNCENELSLLINRDKYCEILVNKLRDWIDKLAIPRLSEYGISENDLERIIEKAGIKNNPVKLSKKQIRNLLKKRL, translated from the coding sequence ATGATAAATTCATTTAACTTTGCAGGGGTACCAACCATTAAGTTTGGAGCTGGTAATTTTAAAAAACTGGCTGACTTAGTATTGAATTATGGAGACTGTGTCTTGTTGCTTACTGGTGGCGAATCATTAAAAAAATCCGGTAGATTAGCGGCTTTAATGGATATGCTGGTAGAGAAATCTATTAATCCTTTTGTTGAAAGTGTAAAAGGGGAACCATCACCTGGCTTGGTTGACGAAATTGTTGGTAAATATCGGAACAAATCTATAAATTCAGTAGCAGCTATTGGAGGGGGAAGTGTTCTTGATACAGGTAAAGCGGTCTCAGCCCTCTTGACTAAAGGAGATTCGGTAATGAATTATCTGGAGGGGGTAGGGGTAGGGAAGGTCCATGATGGAGAAAAAATACCTTTTATAGCTGTACCGACAACCTCTGGTACTGGGAGTGAAGCCACCAAAAACGCAGTTTTAAGTAGGGTAGGAGATAATGGTTTCAAAAAATCTCTGCGCCATGATAACTTTATTCCTGATATAGCATTACTTGATCCAGAATTAACCCTTAACTGTCCGGCTGATATAACGGCCGCCAGTGGTCTGGATGCCTTAACACAGCTTTTAGGGGCTTATACCTCTATTGAGGCTTCTCCCTTAACAGATTCACTTACATATCAAGGGATAAAATATGCTGTCGAAGCAATAATACCTGTCAGTACGTCCCAGCCGGAAAACCTGGAGCTAAGAACAAAAATGGCTTATGCCTCACTTATTTCTGGTATTGCACTGGCTAATGCAGGCCTGGGGATTGTTCATGGACTGGCTTCTCCTATTGGTGGTTTTTTTGATATACCCCATGGTGTTGTCTGCGGAACACTCCTGGCTGAAGCAACAGCATTAAATATTAGTTTACTACAAGAGAAAGGTGGTAGTGAAGCAGATAAATATTTGCAAAAATATGCCCGGGTAGGGGTGTTATTTAGTAATTGTGAAAATGAGTTATCCCTTTTAATTAATAGAGATAAGTACTGTGAAATTCTGGTTAATAAACTCAGGGACTGGATAGATAAACTGGCTATCCCTCGTCTGAGTGAATATGGAATTAGTGAAAACGATTTAGAGCGGATTATAGAAAAGGCCGGGATAAAGAATAACCCTGTAAAATTAAGTAAAAAACAGATAAGGAATTTGCTTAAAAAAAGGCTTTAA
- a CDS encoding RNA polymerase sigma factor, with protein MILCLDRKQRLAFILGSIFSTNSKIAGEIIGISPVYYRKLLSRARSQLKSYLDGRCSLLNKNGSCKCVHKTNAAIKAGYINPDNLQFEAGYVKKVKDFVKQYSREAEETLTIRFEQLFKEQPFWESPDYKKFLNQKIKTMEMAWRNLNK; from the coding sequence ATGATTCTTTGCCTTGACAGAAAACAGCGGCTAGCTTTTATTTTAGGGTCTATTTTTTCTACAAATTCAAAAATTGCTGGAGAAATAATAGGAATTAGTCCGGTATATTATCGAAAGTTATTATCAAGAGCCAGGAGCCAATTGAAGTCTTATTTAGATGGGAGGTGCAGCTTATTAAATAAAAATGGCAGTTGTAAATGTGTTCATAAGACTAATGCTGCTATCAAAGCTGGATATATCAATCCAGACAACTTACAATTTGAAGCAGGATATGTAAAGAAAGTAAAGGATTTTGTAAAACAGTATTCCCGTGAGGCTGAAGAGACATTAACTATACGTTTTGAGCAATTATTTAAAGAACAACCATTCTGGGAATCCCCAGACTATAAAAAATTTCTAAATCAAAAGATTAAAACAATGGAAATGGCCTGGAGAAATTTAAATAAATAA
- a CDS encoding GNAT family N-acetyltransferase — protein MEYKLYVDYKNIEWLRNSFFDFSQGVFGISFKEWYEYGFWNDKYICYSLVDNRKMISNISISKIKVFIDGSLKNAIQLATVGTLKDYRGKGLSRCLMERVLAEYEDRCDLFFLSANNSVIDFYPKFGFRRIIECKYTARKPVIRNKGTARKMNLKDKDDLTIILNRSQGNIPLSNIFEISDYTHILMWYLVNFYKECIWYIEDKGIVVICKVLDRTLHVFDILSKDNFQFLDILVYLTTEEFELIRFHFTPDKMGIEVNSEPIMDDDPFFVQGSFSLKGKEFKVPQLAQT, from the coding sequence ATGGAATATAAGCTGTATGTTGATTATAAAAATATTGAGTGGTTGAGAAATAGTTTTTTTGATTTTTCACAGGGGGTTTTTGGTATCTCCTTTAAAGAATGGTATGAATATGGTTTCTGGAATGACAAATATATTTGCTATTCGTTAGTTGATAACAGAAAGATGATTTCAAATATTTCTATATCAAAAATAAAAGTTTTTATAGATGGTAGTTTAAAAAATGCAATTCAATTAGCTACTGTAGGTACTTTAAAAGATTATAGAGGAAAAGGGCTTTCCAGATGCTTGATGGAAAGAGTACTAGCTGAATATGAAGATAGATGTGACTTGTTCTTTCTCTCGGCAAATAATTCGGTAATAGATTTTTACCCTAAATTCGGTTTCCGCCGTATAATAGAATGCAAATATACAGCTAGGAAACCAGTTATTCGGAATAAAGGTACTGCCAGAAAAATGAACTTAAAAGACAAAGACGATCTGACTATAATTCTGAACAGATCTCAGGGGAATATCCCATTAAGTAATATTTTTGAAATATCAGATTATACCCATATCTTGATGTGGTATTTAGTGAATTTTTACAAGGAATGCATATGGTATATTGAAGACAAAGGGATTGTTGTTATATGTAAAGTACTAGACCGGACCTTACATGTCTTTGATATATTAAGTAAAGATAATTTTCAATTTCTTGATATTCTTGTTTATCTGACTACAGAAGAATTTGAACTGATCAGGTTTCATTTTACACCTGATAAGATGGGAATAGAGGTTAATAGTGAGCCTATTATGGATGATGACCCTTTCTTTGTACAGGGTAGTTTTAGCCTGAAGGGAAAAGAGTTTAAGGTTCCTCAATTGGCACAGACATAA
- a CDS encoding RNA polymerase sigma factor: protein MGCKFSNLWSTFICPRLVGILVIILSTGYLVDSTGKIICSNYNLSVAMYTFAIRMTGNIHDAEDITQEILIKIITRLATFKGESSFRTWLYRIVSNYVLNMKRKKQEYLFPSFEEHRKLLLHSPDMEVNDFYGSDIEQKVLIRET from the coding sequence ATGGGATGTAAGTTTTCTAATCTTTGGTCTACATTTATTTGTCCTCGCTTAGTTGGTATTCTGGTAATAATTTTATCTACAGGATATTTAGTAGATTCCACTGGGAAAATTATTTGTTCTAATTATAATCTGTCAGTTGCTATGTATACTTTTGCTATCCGGATGACCGGTAATATTCATGATGCTGAAGATATTACACAGGAAATATTAATAAAAATAATTACCAGACTGGCTACATTTAAAGGAGAGAGCAGTTTTCGTACCTGGTTGTACCGTATTGTCTCAAATTATGTTTTAAATATGAAGAGAAAGAAACAGGAATACCTTTTTCCATCATTTGAGGAACATAGAAAGTTACTGTTACATTCTCCTGACATGGAAGTAAATGATTTTTATGGTAGTGATATAGAGCAGAAGGTATTGATTAGAGAAACATAG
- a CDS encoding permease — protein sequence MNKIIKKYVFFLIVVAINLLTMFFYPQVEKDTLIFTGENFINFLFMLTPIFICIGLLDVWVDRETMIKIMGEKSGLPGIFVAFLLGVATAVPLYALFPVAGMMLKKGSKITNVLIFICSCASIRIPLLLFEVSSMGWKFTIIRFIVNIFVVMIIAFIIEKVLTEKNKKSIYDKAKNM from the coding sequence ATGAACAAAATAATTAAAAAATATGTTTTTTTTCTTATTGTTGTAGCAATTAATCTGTTGACAATGTTTTTCTATCCACAGGTAGAAAAGGATACCCTGATTTTTACAGGTGAAAATTTCATCAACTTTTTGTTTATGCTGACACCTATTTTCATTTGTATTGGACTGTTAGATGTATGGGTAGATAGAGAGACTATGATAAAAATTATGGGAGAGAAGTCAGGCCTTCCAGGTATTTTTGTAGCTTTCCTTTTAGGAGTGGCTACGGCAGTTCCTCTATATGCCTTATTTCCAGTCGCAGGAATGATGTTGAAGAAAGGTAGTAAGATAACAAATGTCCTTATATTTATCTGTTCCTGTGCCAGTATCAGAATACCATTATTGCTTTTTGAAGTTTCCTCTATGGGATGGAAATTTACTATAATAAGGTTTATCGTAAATATATTTGTGGTCATGATCATTGCTTTTATAATCGAAAAAGTATTAACAGAAAAAAACAAAAAGTCAATTTATGATAAAGCTAAAAATATGTAA
- a CDS encoding outer membrane lipoprotein-sorting protein, with protein MKLNLRVFSLILILVFAMGAMATAADISGNEIMKKADENMNYGSYKGKGKMIIHTTSGDERVLKMEMWGQGTEESIMKYYEPQRVNGVTFLFLHKNIWSYFPRTGRVRHLGEHVKNQKMMGSSFSYDDFNGKIFDDYQSKLIKEEEFNNEKCYFVKGVAKNAQAAYDSFEAWVAEDGFRPLKVNYFKDNQQVKVMNTESFQRINGELRPRKIVMKDLEDNNTTSFEYLEMKTGIKFRPDFFNERNLKRISQS; from the coding sequence ATGAAATTAAATTTAAGAGTATTTAGTCTGATACTGATATTAGTTTTTGCTATGGGAGCAATGGCTACGGCTGCAGATATTAGCGGTAATGAAATAATGAAAAAAGCAGATGAGAATATGAATTATGGTAGTTACAAGGGGAAAGGTAAAATGATAATTCATACAACTAGTGGTGATGAAAGGGTTTTAAAGATGGAGATGTGGGGCCAGGGAACTGAAGAATCAATTATGAAATACTATGAACCTCAACGAGTAAATGGTGTTACATTTCTTTTCCTTCATAAAAATATTTGGTCATATTTCCCCAGAACCGGTCGGGTACGCCATTTAGGAGAACATGTGAAGAATCAGAAGATGATGGGTAGTTCATTTAGCTATGATGATTTTAATGGTAAAATCTTTGATGATTATCAGTCAAAATTAATCAAAGAAGAGGAATTTAACAATGAAAAATGTTATTTTGTAAAAGGTGTGGCTAAAAACGCTCAGGCAGCTTATGATAGTTTTGAAGCCTGGGTTGCAGAAGATGGATTTAGACCACTAAAGGTTAATTATTTTAAGGATAACCAGCAGGTAAAGGTAATGAACACTGAAAGTTTTCAGAGAATTAATGGTGAATTACGTCCCAGAAAAATTGTAATGAAAGACTTAGAGGATAATAATACGACTAGCTTTGAATATTTAGAGATGAAGACCGGAATTAAATTCAGACCTGATTTCTTTAATGAAAGAAACCTGAAAAGAATATCCCAGAGTTAA
- a CDS encoding L,D-transpeptidase family protein yields the protein MKKIVFLMLIFFIIVNVFLLNYIVKAEFLSDRIIQRMGIHGDNHIEAFKRIDKINSDLLKGFYKLRNYQPAWCKETRIYQITYDLLTIIKNSYQNGLNPDDYAYTYLYYLIKGLEADINNDKVELDRLLKLELLLTEIYFKFSNDLLYGVSKHKGYDLGYQEIDLPVLLNNALETDNLRETIKNLDPIQPLYTRMQLALKRLLKIFNDGGWPLISDKIELKKGVCHQAVLDLRERLLLSGDLKPENNHAGLLFDDKLAEAVALFQLRHGLPASEILDQKTLTALNTSVEERIRQLKINMDRLRWLPQKREDIYIVINIPDFKLEVMKDYSSIFESRVIVGDKNNQSPLFRDEIEYIVINPYWKITDNIAKYEILPKLKNDPAYLDRNKIKILESWHNDSKIVLPESIEWHNISPEKFTYKLRQEPGIFNSLGQIKFIFPNSYQVYLHDTPYKYLFNYHDRAKSHGCIRVEKPFSLASCLLGKDWNEEEVAEIIRLNKRKVINLKKKIPIYLVYLTSWVDENGIIQHRDDIYNLDQELYEKLKI from the coding sequence ATGAAGAAGATTGTATTTTTAATGCTTATTTTCTTCATCATAGTAAATGTTTTTCTATTAAACTATATTGTTAAAGCAGAATTCTTAAGTGACAGGATAATTCAGAGAATGGGAATACATGGTGATAACCATATTGAAGCCTTCAAAAGGATTGATAAGATTAACTCTGACTTATTAAAGGGCTTTTATAAACTAAGAAATTATCAACCTGCCTGGTGTAAGGAAACGAGAATATATCAAATTACTTATGATCTGCTTACAATTATTAAAAATTCTTATCAAAATGGTTTAAATCCAGATGATTATGCCTATACCTACCTTTATTATTTAATTAAAGGCCTTGAAGCTGATATAAATAATGATAAAGTGGAGCTGGATAGATTGCTTAAGCTCGAACTACTACTAACTGAAATATATTTTAAATTCAGTAATGACCTCTTATATGGTGTTAGTAAACATAAGGGATATGATCTGGGGTATCAAGAAATAGACCTCCCTGTTTTACTAAATAATGCGCTTGAAACAGATAATCTAAGGGAAACAATCAAAAATCTTGATCCAATACAACCGCTTTATACCAGAATGCAGCTTGCTTTAAAGCGCTTATTAAAGATATTTAATGATGGTGGCTGGCCGCTTATTAGTGACAAAATTGAGTTAAAAAAAGGTGTTTGTCATCAGGCAGTTCTCGACTTAAGAGAAAGGCTGTTGTTATCGGGTGATCTTAAACCTGAGAACAATCATGCAGGGTTATTATTTGATGACAAATTAGCAGAAGCAGTTGCTTTATTTCAGTTAAGACATGGTTTGCCTGCAAGCGAAATCCTGGATCAAAAAACCCTGACTGCTTTAAATACAAGTGTTGAAGAGAGAATCAGGCAGTTAAAAATAAATATGGACCGTTTAAGATGGCTTCCCCAAAAGAGGGAAGATATATATATAGTAATTAATATCCCTGATTTTAAATTAGAGGTTATGAAAGACTATTCCAGTATATTTGAATCAAGAGTAATTGTTGGGGATAAAAATAATCAAAGCCCACTTTTTAGGGATGAAATAGAATATATAGTAATAAATCCATACTGGAAAATAACTGATAATATCGCTAAATACGAAATATTACCAAAATTAAAGAATGATCCTGCTTATTTAGATAGGAATAAAATAAAAATTTTAGAAAGCTGGCATAATGATAGTAAAATAGTCTTACCAGAGAGTATAGAATGGCACAACATTTCCCCTGAAAAGTTTACTTATAAATTACGTCAGGAGCCTGGAATATTCAATTCCCTGGGACAGATTAAATTCATTTTTCCAAATAGTTATCAGGTTTATCTGCATGATACACCATATAAGTATTTATTTAATTATCATGACAGGGCCAAAAGCCATGGCTGTATCCGGGTAGAAAAACCATTTTCTTTAGCATCCTGTTTACTGGGCAAGGACTGGAATGAGGAAGAAGTAGCTGAAATTATCAGACTCAATAAAAGAAAGGTTATTAATCTCAAAAAGAAAATCCCGATATATTTAGTATATTTAACATCATGGGTTGATGAAAATGGTATAATACAACACCGTGATGATATTTATAATCTAGACCAAGAATTATATGAAAAACTTAAAATATGA
- a CDS encoding antibiotic biosynthesis monooxygenase, with protein MLAYIVEVYVKKEHIEGFKKATIENHYNTVKEIGNYRFDVLQSKKDLGHFTLYEVYESEDAVSAHKETPHYLKWRETVAEWMVAPRKGIKYDVITPKDAGQ; from the coding sequence ATGCTTGCCTATATAGTGGAGGTTTATGTTAAAAAAGAACATATTGAAGGCTTTAAAAAAGCAACAATTGAAAATCATTACAATACTGTTAAAGAAATAGGTAATTATCGTTTTGATGTTCTACAGAGCAAAAAAGACCTGGGGCATTTTACTTTATATGAGGTTTATGAATCAGAAGATGCTGTTTCTGCTCATAAAGAGACTCCACATTATTTAAAATGGCGGGAGACTGTTGCTGAGTGGATGGTAGCACCGCGTAAGGGAATCAAATATGATGTAATAACACCTAAGGATGCAGGCCAATGA